DNA sequence from the Streptomyces tsukubensis genome:
CCGCCGTACGGCGGGGCGTTCCGCGAGCCGGCCCGGGCCGTCGCGCAGGGCGAACAGGCCTGCGGTCAGGGCTCGGGAGTCCAGGCAGAGGCGGGTGGTGACGCGGGGGACGCCGAGGGTGCGGGGCAGGGTGTACTGGTCGGAGAAGGGGAAGGGGTGGGCGGTCCTGGTGCCGTAGCCGGGCAGCCCGATCCGCAGGGGTGCGGCGGGGGCGGGGGTGGTGAGGGAGGTGAGGGTCCAGCGGACCGCGTCGGCGCCGTGGTGGTCGCCGGTGCCGAGGAGCAGGGTGAGGTCGATGCGTTCGGCGCCGCCGACGGCTTCATGGGCGCGGCGGGCCAGGAGGTTGGTGAGGCCGGGTGCGACGCCGGTGCTGAGGACGGCCGCGGCACCGGTTCGCCGTGCGAGGGGGCCGAGTCCGGTGAGGGCGTCGAGGAGGTGTGCGGTGGCGCCGACGTCGACGATGTGGATGCCGCGCTCCAGGCAGAGTTCCGCGGCGGTGATGTCGGGTGGTTCGGCGCAGAGGACGACGAGGGTCACGTCGGGCAGCCGGTCGAGGGTCCGGGCGAAGGCGTCGGGGTCGGCGATGTCAGTCCGGACTCCGTCGAGCCGGTGGGCTTGCGCAGGGTTACGGCCCGCGGGGATCGCCCGGCCCGGGAACCAGGCGTCCAGCGCCGCCGTCACGGCGCTCCCGACGGCGCCGTAGCCGCCGATGACCAGAGCACGTCCGATCGGGTTCCCTCCCCGCGATTTCGCTGTAGTCATACTCCAGTGAAATACACTGTAGTGTCACTACAGTCAATCTTGGGGAGGTCGGGACCGTGCCCGTCAGCCGTGCTGAGAAGGCCCTCCGAACACGGCGGCGCATGCTGGAAGCCGCCCTCCGCCTCTTCTCCGAGCGCGGCTGGTCCCGTACGACGGTCGAGGACATCGCGCGGGCCGCGGAAGTCGGTGTGCAGACGGTGTACTTCACCTTCGGCACCAAGCGGGCTCTGCTGAAGGAAGTCCTGGACATCGCGATCGCCGGGGACGCGGATCCGGTGGCCACGCTCGACCGGTCCTGGGCGAACGAGGTCCTCGGCGAGCCGGATCCCGCGGCCCAGCTCGCCCTTCAGGCAGCGGGTGCGCGGCGCATACTGGAGCGGGCGGCTCCGGTGCTTGAGGTCGTTCGCGCGGTGGCCGCCTGCGATCCGGAGCTGGCCGGGCTGTGGCGTACCAATGCGGAGCAACGGCACACGGTCCAGCTGCGGTTCGCCGAGGCGTTGACGGTCAAGACGGGCGGGGCGCTGCGGGACGGGCACGATGCCGGTTCGGCCGCGGATGTCGCGATGACCGTCCTGGGACCGGAGACCTACGAGCTGCTCGTCGGCCGGCGCGGCTGGAGTCCGGACCGCTGGGAGCGGTGGGCCGCGGACGCCCTCGTACGGCAACTGCTCCCCTGAGAGGCCGTCTTCCGTCGCCGCCGGGCCGCATGAGGCCTGTGTGACCGTTCCGGAGACCGTTTGCGGCGGTCCAGAACCGGGCGGGCCTCTGCCGTCGTCCCTGCGGGAAACGGGATGGAGCTGCAGAAATGCGGGAGGGGCGCATGGTGCCGGTGGACCGGGAGGGAAGTGCGGTGGCGCCGCGCGCGGCGGCATCGGCGGACCGTGCCCGTCCGGTGGCACGCACCGCGGTGGGGGGACTGCTCGCCGCGGGAAATCTGCTGACCGGGTGGCTGCTGGTGACGTCCTTTCTGGTACGTCCGCCGGGCGGGGCCTGGGATCGGGCGAGCATCACCGCGGCCGGGGTGCCGGCGATGTCCGCGCATATCGGGTCGTGGCTCACCGAGTGGGCCACCTTCCATCTTGTGCGGTGGCGTCTGGTGCCGCCGTGGTGGTACGCCGTCCCGATCGCCGTCGGCACCGTGTCACTGGTGTGGCTGTTCGTCCTGACGGAGAAGTGACATGGGCCGTCCACCGGTTCCGTACCGCACCGTCCCGCTTCCGCGGTCCGTCCGGACCGTGTGTCCGCCGATGGGTCCGTCGACCGTCGGCAACACCTCGCTGGAGGGCATGTCATGAGAACTGTGGGAAAGGCCGCCACCGCCCTGGCGCTGGCCGGGGTCGTCCTCGTGGGCTCGGCCGGGGCCGCTTGGGCCTCGTGCGGCCAGGTGGACCACCCCGTCGCAACGGCCGTCTGCGCCACTCCGTGGGGCAGCGGCACCGAGGCATCGGCTGAATCCGTCACCGAACCGCTGAAGAACATCCGCACCGGCCGGCACGACTGCTACGACCGCATCGTCTTCGACATCACGGGCGCCACCACGGAGACCGGCTACCGGGTCGGCTATGTGAGCGCCTTCTACCAGGACGGCACCGGGCGGCGGATTCCCGTCACCGGCGGTGCCGTCCTGCAGATCCACGTCAACGCTCCCAGCTACAACCCCTCCACCGGCACGGTGGTCTATCCGGGCCGCCCGGGGCAGCCGCTGCCGGGAGTGGACATCGCCGGATACAGCACCTTCAAGGACACCAAGTACGGTTCGAGTTACGAAGGGCGGACCCAGGTGGCGGTGGGCGTGCGCGCGGAGCTGCCGTTCCGGGTGCTCCAGTACGGTGAC
Encoded proteins:
- a CDS encoding saccharopine dehydrogenase family protein, which encodes MTTAKSRGGNPIGRALVIGGYGAVGSAVTAALDAWFPGRAIPAGRNPAQAHRLDGVRTDIADPDAFARTLDRLPDVTLVVLCAEPPDITAAELCLERGIHIVDVGATAHLLDALTGLGPLARRTGAAAVLSTGVAPGLTNLLARRAHEAVGGAERIDLTLLLGTGDHHGADAVRWTLTSLTTPAPAAPLRIGLPGYGTRTAHPFPFSDQYTLPRTLGVPRVTTRLCLDSRALTAGLFALRDGPGRLAERPAVRRLLTGLLNRVHLGGEGFAVRADAHRHDRHAAYALTGNRQSRITGLVAAHAARAVLTGAVTPGVHHIEEVPALARLPEGLTEHGIRLLHHTGGTTR
- a CDS encoding TetR/AcrR family transcriptional regulator; amino-acid sequence: MLEAALRLFSERGWSRTTVEDIARAAEVGVQTVYFTFGTKRALLKEVLDIAIAGDADPVATLDRSWANEVLGEPDPAAQLALQAAGARRILERAAPVLEVVRAVAACDPELAGLWRTNAEQRHTVQLRFAEALTVKTGGALRDGHDAGSAADVAMTVLGPETYELLVGRRGWSPDRWERWAADALVRQLLP
- a CDS encoding AMIN-like domain-containing (lipo)protein, yielding MRTVGKAATALALAGVVLVGSAGAAWASCGQVDHPVATAVCATPWGSGTEASAESVTEPLKNIRTGRHDCYDRIVFDITGATTETGYRVGYVSAFYQDGTGRRIPVTGGAVLQIHVNAPSYNPSTGTVVYPGRPGQPLPGVDIAGYSTFKDTKYGSSYEGRTQVAVGVRAELPFRVLQYGDRVVVDVAHTW